One Cololabis saira isolate AMF1-May2022 chromosome 12, fColSai1.1, whole genome shotgun sequence DNA window includes the following coding sequences:
- the tmcc1a gene encoding transmembrane and coiled-coil domains protein 1 isoform X5, with product MHWEQFLRLRNGKIDRLEVSGLGQPPLAVTCGADGSFSAGEDGTPDPQRTKQAIAQLQQKILKLTEQIKIEQTARDDNVAEYLKLANNADKQQSTRIKQVFEKKNQKSAQTIQQLQRKLEHYHRKLREVEHNGIPRQPKDVLRDMQQGLKDVGAKVTGFSEGVVDSVKGGLSSFSQATHTAAGAVVSKPREIASLIRNKFGSADNIPALKDSLDDPTVEEGVTGAGGRSLGNAGHHLQSSPKYGSEEDCSSATSGSAGANSTTGAPGGPPSSKGNTLERSKSSSLDMLLQEVQELREGQARLEENLDDLKTHYQRDYTVVMQALQEERFRCERLEEQLNDLTELHQNEILNLKQELASMEEKIAYQSYERARDIQEALEACQTRISKMELQQQQQQVVQLEGLENATARTLLGKLINVLLALMAVLLVFVSTVANCVVPLMKTRSRSLSTLLLALLLAFLWRNWDALSGYTHRALQPPG from the exons ATGCACTGGGAACAGTTCCTCCGTTTGAGAAATGGAAAG ATTGACCGGCTGGAAGTGAGCGGCCTGGGCCAACCACCCCTAGCTGTTACATGCGGGGCAGACGGTTCATTTTCTGCAGGCGAGGATGGGACTCCAGATCCTCAGCGCACCAAGCAGGCTATCGcccagctgcagcagaaaatcCTCAAGCTCACAGAGCAGATTAAAATCGAGCAGACAGCCAGGGATGATAATGTTGCCGAGTACCTCAAACTAGCCAATAATGCCGACAAACAGCAAAGCACACGCATCAAACAG GTTTTTGAAAAGAAGAACCAGAAATCGGCACAGACGATCCAGCAACTGCAAAGGAAATTGGAGCATTACCACCGGAAGCTGCGTGAAGTGGAGCACAACGGTATCCCACGCCAACCCAAGGATGTTCTTCGGGACATGCAGCAGGGCTTAAAGGATGTTGGGGCCAAAGTCACAGGCTTCAGTGAAGGCGTTGTGGACAGTGTCAAGGGAGGCCTCTCCAGCTTCTCACAGGCCACCCACACCGCTGCTGGCGCAGTCGTCTCCAAACCCCGGGAGATTGCCTCACTTATTCGCAACAAGTTTGGCAGTGCTGACAACATCCCTGCGCTCAAAGACTCTCTGGATGACCCCACGGTGGAAGAGGGCGTGACGGGGGCTGGTGGACGTTCTCTCGGCAATGCTGGTCACCACCTCCAGTCCAGTCCCAAGTACGGTAGTGAAGAAGACTGCTCTAGTGCTACATCAGGCTCGGCAGGGGCCAACAGCACTACAGGGGCCCCGGGGGGTCCCCCGAGTTCCAAGGGCAATACACTGGAGAGGAGCAAAAGCTCCAGTCTGGACATGCTGCTACAGGAGGTGCAGGAGTTGAGGGAGGGCCAGGCACGGCTAGAGGAGAACTTGGACGATTTGAAGACCCATTATCAAAGAGACTACACAGTCGTTATGCAAGCTCTGCAGGAGGAACGCTTCAG GTGCGAACGTCTGGAGGAGCAGCTGAACGACCTGACGGAGCTTCACCAGAACGAGATACTCAACCTCAAGCAGGAGCTGGCCAGCATGGAGGAGAAGATCGCTTACCAGTCCTACGAGAGAGCCAGAGACATCCAG GAGGCGTTGGAGGCTTGTCAAACAAGGATTTCTAAGAtggagctccagcagcagcagcagcaggtcgtCCAGTTGGAAGGGCTGGAAAATGCCACAGCACGGACCCTCCTAGGAAAACTTATCAATGTGCTGCTGGCCCTTATGGCTGTTCTTCTGGTCTTCGTCTCAACTGTGGCCAACTGTGTGGTCCCACTGATGAAGACACGCTCGCGCTCTCTCTCCACCCTTCTCCTTGCCCTCCTGCTGGCCTTCCTGTGGAGAAACTGGGATGCTCTTTCTGGATACACGCACCGGGCTCTGCAGCCCCCAGGATGA
- the tmcc1a gene encoding transmembrane and coiled-coil domains protein 1 isoform X4 — translation MWSVLYEALCTLEGHQQRGVDQGIQLWISQAVRMVQRFSLRRQYSKIDRLEVSGLGQPPLAVTCGADGSFSAGEDGTPDPQRTKQAIAQLQQKILKLTEQIKIEQTARDDNVAEYLKLANNADKQQSTRIKQVFEKKNQKSAQTIQQLQRKLEHYHRKLREVEHNGIPRQPKDVLRDMQQGLKDVGAKVTGFSEGVVDSVKGGLSSFSQATHTAAGAVVSKPREIASLIRNKFGSADNIPALKDSLDDPTVEEGVTGAGGRSLGNAGHHLQSSPKYGSEEDCSSATSGSAGANSTTGAPGGPPSSKGNTLERSKSSSLDMLLQEVQELREGQARLEENLDDLKTHYQRDYTVVMQALQEERFRCERLEEQLNDLTELHQNEILNLKQELASMEEKIAYQSYERARDIQEALEACQTRISKMELQQQQQQVVQLEGLENATARTLLGKLINVLLALMAVLLVFVSTVANCVVPLMKTRSRSLSTLLLALLLAFLWRNWDALSGYTHRALQPPG, via the exons ATTGACCGGCTGGAAGTGAGCGGCCTGGGCCAACCACCCCTAGCTGTTACATGCGGGGCAGACGGTTCATTTTCTGCAGGCGAGGATGGGACTCCAGATCCTCAGCGCACCAAGCAGGCTATCGcccagctgcagcagaaaatcCTCAAGCTCACAGAGCAGATTAAAATCGAGCAGACAGCCAGGGATGATAATGTTGCCGAGTACCTCAAACTAGCCAATAATGCCGACAAACAGCAAAGCACACGCATCAAACAG GTTTTTGAAAAGAAGAACCAGAAATCGGCACAGACGATCCAGCAACTGCAAAGGAAATTGGAGCATTACCACCGGAAGCTGCGTGAAGTGGAGCACAACGGTATCCCACGCCAACCCAAGGATGTTCTTCGGGACATGCAGCAGGGCTTAAAGGATGTTGGGGCCAAAGTCACAGGCTTCAGTGAAGGCGTTGTGGACAGTGTCAAGGGAGGCCTCTCCAGCTTCTCACAGGCCACCCACACCGCTGCTGGCGCAGTCGTCTCCAAACCCCGGGAGATTGCCTCACTTATTCGCAACAAGTTTGGCAGTGCTGACAACATCCCTGCGCTCAAAGACTCTCTGGATGACCCCACGGTGGAAGAGGGCGTGACGGGGGCTGGTGGACGTTCTCTCGGCAATGCTGGTCACCACCTCCAGTCCAGTCCCAAGTACGGTAGTGAAGAAGACTGCTCTAGTGCTACATCAGGCTCGGCAGGGGCCAACAGCACTACAGGGGCCCCGGGGGGTCCCCCGAGTTCCAAGGGCAATACACTGGAGAGGAGCAAAAGCTCCAGTCTGGACATGCTGCTACAGGAGGTGCAGGAGTTGAGGGAGGGCCAGGCACGGCTAGAGGAGAACTTGGACGATTTGAAGACCCATTATCAAAGAGACTACACAGTCGTTATGCAAGCTCTGCAGGAGGAACGCTTCAG GTGCGAACGTCTGGAGGAGCAGCTGAACGACCTGACGGAGCTTCACCAGAACGAGATACTCAACCTCAAGCAGGAGCTGGCCAGCATGGAGGAGAAGATCGCTTACCAGTCCTACGAGAGAGCCAGAGACATCCAG GAGGCGTTGGAGGCTTGTCAAACAAGGATTTCTAAGAtggagctccagcagcagcagcagcaggtcgtCCAGTTGGAAGGGCTGGAAAATGCCACAGCACGGACCCTCCTAGGAAAACTTATCAATGTGCTGCTGGCCCTTATGGCTGTTCTTCTGGTCTTCGTCTCAACTGTGGCCAACTGTGTGGTCCCACTGATGAAGACACGCTCGCGCTCTCTCTCCACCCTTCTCCTTGCCCTCCTGCTGGCCTTCCTGTGGAGAAACTGGGATGCTCTTTCTGGATACACGCACCGGGCTCTGCAGCCCCCAGGATGA